A stretch of the Streptomyces sp. NBC_00078 genome encodes the following:
- the treZ gene encoding malto-oligosyltrehalose trehalohydrolase, which produces MQFEVWAPQAGRVTLQCDGATRALERHPERKGWWRGEAEARDGSRYGFAVDDGPVLPDPRSRRQPDGPDGLSAVVDHGRYAWHTEWAGRPLPGAVLYELHVGTYTPEGTLDAAAERLGHLVELGVTHVELMPLCPFPGRHGWGYEGVSLWAVHEPYGGPEALKRFVDRAHELGLGVVLDVVHNHLGPSGNYLPAFGPYFTDTHHTPWGSAVNLDAPGSDEVRAYLVGSTLAWLRDYRFDGLRLDAVHALADTRACHFLEELSTAVDTLATELGRPLFLIAESDLNDPRLITARAEGGLGLHAQWNDDFHHALHTALTGESQGYYGDFARAPFAALAKTLSGGYFHDDTYSSFRGRHHGRPLDRTRVAGHRLLGYSQTHDQVGNRAQGDRLAAILSPGLLACAATLTLTAPFTPMLFMGEEWAAGTPWQFFTDHTDPELAEAVRRGRRREFAEHGWAEEDVPDPQDPATRDRSCLDWTEPGNEPHARVLAWYRRLIALRHEQADLTDPDLADTKVAYDERDRWLAFRRGDVRVVVNLAKAPAAVPLGTRPARVLAAWEQVGAPDADGVLHLPGESCVVLLQA; this is translated from the coding sequence GTGCAGTTCGAGGTGTGGGCACCGCAGGCCGGCCGTGTGACGCTCCAGTGCGACGGCGCCACGCGCGCGTTGGAGCGCCATCCGGAACGGAAGGGCTGGTGGCGAGGAGAGGCCGAGGCGCGGGACGGCTCGCGGTACGGGTTCGCCGTGGACGACGGCCCCGTGCTGCCCGACCCGCGTTCGCGCAGACAGCCGGACGGACCGGACGGGCTGAGCGCCGTCGTCGACCACGGGCGGTACGCGTGGCACACCGAGTGGGCCGGACGCCCGCTGCCCGGCGCGGTCCTCTACGAACTCCACGTGGGCACCTACACCCCGGAAGGCACCCTGGACGCGGCCGCGGAGCGGCTGGGGCACCTGGTTGAACTGGGCGTCACGCACGTCGAGTTGATGCCGCTGTGCCCCTTCCCCGGACGGCACGGCTGGGGCTACGAGGGGGTCTCGCTGTGGGCGGTGCACGAGCCCTACGGCGGCCCCGAGGCGCTGAAACGGTTCGTCGACCGGGCGCACGAACTGGGCCTGGGCGTGGTCCTGGACGTCGTACACAACCACCTCGGTCCCTCGGGCAACTACCTGCCGGCGTTCGGCCCGTATTTCACGGACACGCACCACACGCCCTGGGGGTCCGCGGTCAATCTCGACGCTCCCGGTTCGGACGAGGTCCGGGCCTATCTGGTGGGCAGCACGCTGGCCTGGCTGCGTGACTACCGGTTCGACGGGCTGCGCCTGGACGCGGTGCACGCGCTGGCGGACACGCGCGCGTGCCACTTCCTGGAGGAGCTGTCCACGGCCGTGGACACCCTCGCCACCGAGCTGGGCCGGCCGCTGTTCCTGATCGCCGAGTCCGACCTGAACGACCCGCGGCTGATCACCGCCCGCGCGGAGGGCGGCCTCGGTCTGCACGCACAGTGGAACGACGACTTCCACCACGCCCTGCACACCGCGCTGACCGGCGAGTCCCAGGGCTACTACGGCGACTTCGCACGCGCTCCTTTCGCCGCGCTCGCCAAGACGCTCAGCGGCGGCTACTTCCACGACGACACGTACTCCAGCTTCCGCGGCCGCCACCACGGGCGCCCCCTGGACCGTACGCGTGTGGCCGGGCACCGGCTCCTCGGGTACAGCCAGACGCACGACCAGGTGGGCAATCGCGCGCAGGGAGACCGGCTTGCGGCGATCCTCTCCCCCGGCCTGCTCGCCTGCGCGGCCACGCTCACCCTCACCGCGCCCTTCACCCCGATGCTGTTCATGGGCGAGGAGTGGGCGGCCGGCACCCCCTGGCAGTTCTTCACCGACCACACCGATCCGGAACTCGCCGAGGCCGTACGGCGGGGCAGGCGGCGGGAGTTCGCGGAGCACGGCTGGGCGGAGGAGGACGTACCGGATCCGCAGGACCCTGCGACCCGCGACCGCTCCTGCCTGGACTGGACGGAGCCCGGCAACGAGCCCCACGCGCGCGTGCTGGCCTGGTACCGCAGGCTCATCGCGCTCCGGCACGAGCAGGCAGACCTGACCGATCCCGACCTCGCCGACACCAAGGTGGCGTACGACGAGCGGGATCGCTGGCTCGCCTTTCGCCGCGGGGACGTCCGGGTGGTGGTGAACCTCGCCAAGGCACCGGCGGCCGTCCCGCTGGGCACCCGTCCCGCGCGCGTGCTGGCCGCCTGGGAGCAGGTGGGCGCGCCGGACGCGGACGGCGTGCTGCACCTGCCCGGGGAGTCGTGCGTGGTGCTGCTGCAGGCCTGA
- a CDS encoding DUF1707 and FHA domain-containing protein codes for MTSSFEFNTYPARLSDAERDKALQVLRDGVAMGRLSHDTFIRRMELALAARRSDELVVLTADLPQESRFSRLVFGTVEAVSGFTVRLRRAWQAERLPKLLLPHPAGGHPLRIGRDPANGLRLTHETVSRVHAELSRQGGTWVLRDLGSTNGTTVNGRRVIGAAVVREGDQVGFGRMSFRLAVD; via the coding sequence GTGACGTCGTCCTTCGAGTTCAACACGTACCCCGCGCGGCTCTCCGACGCGGAGCGCGACAAGGCGCTGCAGGTGCTGCGTGACGGCGTCGCCATGGGAAGGCTGTCGCACGACACGTTCATCCGCCGCATGGAGCTGGCCCTCGCCGCCCGCCGCTCGGACGAACTCGTGGTCCTCACCGCCGACCTCCCCCAGGAGAGCCGCTTCTCGCGCCTGGTGTTCGGCACCGTGGAGGCGGTCTCCGGCTTCACGGTACGGCTGCGCAGGGCCTGGCAGGCCGAGCGTCTGCCCAAGCTGCTGCTGCCGCACCCCGCCGGCGGCCATCCGCTGCGCATCGGACGAGATCCGGCCAACGGACTGCGTCTCACGCATGAAACCGTGTCCCGCGTGCACGCCGAACTCAGCCGCCAGGGCGGCACATGGGTGCTGCGCGACCTCGGCTCGACCAACGGCACCACGGTGAACGGGCGGCGGGTCATCGGCGCCGCCGTCGTGCGCGAGGGCGATCAGGTCGGCTTCGGACGGATGTCGTTCCGGCTCGCCGTCGACTGA
- a CDS encoding M14 family zinc carboxypeptidase gives MWRCVLPTLLRYPTVDELGARAAALVARRPADARLRRAGTSRAGTPMWLLSVGHGSRQALVVAGPHANEPVGGATVLRLAERALADPRFTEGADATWNLLLSLDPDGLRRNEGWLQGPYTLGRYFRNFFRPGFLEQPEWLPDGAAGAALPETRTLLDLQDELRPFLQCSLHGVDVGGGFVELTRDLPGLAGRVAHTADRLGIPRELGPYDTLYWPSLGPAVYRIPPPRIGDLAAAITEAAVESTWFHPHRHGTVTAVVEAPMWGVAAVEDGSPPTDATAVLRTVSHTLRQDSRLLEVFLARLRPHLAGTRDAAALLAPVDDYLLVCPGLADAWDPDVADGARSLPPLSTAHLAALRIAGRRLALRTAGLLHQLVTGAGRDPAGVLPDLDRLIEEWCADYRDGIGARWIPVARQVEYQSRVVLAAFELAGRHAPAFSRSGEPDWGSQAAVPMHQE, from the coding sequence TTGTGGAGGTGCGTCCTGCCGACACTCCTCCGCTACCCGACCGTCGACGAACTCGGCGCGCGGGCGGCAGCGCTCGTCGCCCGCCGTCCCGCGGACGCTCGTCTACGCCGTGCCGGCACCTCCCGCGCGGGCACCCCGATGTGGCTGCTTTCCGTCGGTCACGGCAGCCGGCAGGCTCTCGTCGTCGCCGGGCCGCACGCCAACGAACCCGTCGGCGGCGCCACCGTGCTGCGCCTCGCCGAACGAGCCCTCGCCGACCCGAGGTTCACCGAGGGCGCCGACGCCACCTGGAACCTGCTGCTCTCCCTCGACCCCGACGGCCTGCGCCGCAACGAGGGCTGGCTGCAGGGCCCGTACACCCTCGGCCGCTACTTCCGGAACTTCTTCCGGCCCGGCTTCCTGGAACAGCCCGAATGGCTGCCCGACGGCGCGGCGGGCGCCGCGCTGCCGGAGACCCGCACCCTGCTCGACCTCCAGGACGAACTGCGGCCCTTCCTGCAGTGCTCCCTGCACGGCGTCGACGTCGGCGGCGGCTTCGTCGAACTCACCCGCGACCTGCCGGGCCTCGCGGGACGCGTCGCCCACACCGCCGACCGTCTGGGCATCCCACGCGAACTCGGCCCGTACGACACCCTGTACTGGCCGAGCCTGGGCCCCGCCGTCTACCGCATCCCGCCGCCCCGCATCGGCGATCTGGCAGCGGCCATCACCGAGGCCGCCGTCGAGTCGACCTGGTTCCACCCGCACCGGCACGGCACGGTGACGGCGGTCGTCGAGGCACCCATGTGGGGTGTGGCGGCCGTGGAGGACGGCTCCCCGCCTACCGACGCCACCGCGGTGCTGCGTACGGTCAGCCACACGCTGCGCCAGGACTCCCGGCTCCTGGAGGTGTTCCTCGCGCGGCTCAGGCCCCACCTCGCGGGTACGCGGGACGCGGCCGCACTGCTCGCTCCCGTGGACGACTACTTACTGGTCTGCCCCGGCCTCGCCGACGCGTGGGACCCCGATGTCGCCGACGGGGCGCGCTCGCTCCCGCCGCTCAGCACCGCCCATCTGGCCGCCCTGCGTATCGCCGGGCGGCGGCTCGCGCTGCGGACCGCGGGGCTGCTGCACCAGCTCGTGACCGGCGCCGGCCGCGACCCGGCGGGCGTACTGCCGGACCTGGACCGCCTCATCGAGGAGTGGTGCGCCGACTACCGCGACGGCATCGGAGCGCGGTGGATACCGGTCGCGCGCCAGGTGGAGTACCAGTCGCGCGTGGTGCTCGCCGCGTTCGAACTCGCCGGGCGCCACGCCCCCGCGTTCTCCCGTTCGGGTGAGCCGGACTGGGGTTCCCAGGCCGCCGTGCCGATGCATCAGGAATGA
- a CDS encoding SSI family serine proteinase inhibitor has translation MTISTTAKAVRGGLLAAALLVAGAAPAQAMARHFPPGDWLYLTVTKGDARSGPGHGTLLMCDPPEGHTRAAEACSELAAADGDISRIPAKDRFCPMIYAPVTVHASGQWSGRRVDYTQTYSSTCFMGARTGSVFALDG, from the coding sequence ATGACGATCAGCACCACAGCGAAAGCGGTACGAGGCGGTCTGCTGGCGGCCGCCCTCCTTGTCGCCGGCGCGGCCCCCGCCCAGGCGATGGCCCGGCACTTCCCGCCGGGCGACTGGCTCTACCTCACGGTCACCAAGGGCGACGCCCGCTCCGGCCCCGGCCACGGCACCCTGCTGATGTGCGACCCGCCCGAGGGCCACACCCGAGCGGCCGAGGCGTGCAGTGAACTGGCGGCGGCCGACGGCGACATCTCCCGGATCCCGGCGAAGGACCGCTTCTGCCCGATGATCTACGCACCGGTGACCGTCCACGCGAGCGGGCAGTGGAGCGGCCGGCGGGTCGACTACACCCAGACCTACTCCAGCACGTGCTTCATGGGCGCGCGCACGGGATCGGTCTTCGCACTGGACGGCTGA
- a CDS encoding M14 family zinc carboxypeptidase, producing the protein MSLLPQLCYPTVPQLVSFARLLAAQRPGLCTLRQVGVSRAGRPLHLLSVGRARRAVLVVAGAHANEPVGGSTLLALAERVLSERELRAGTSWHFLLCADPDGASLHVTPAPRSLFDYHLGFFRPAAEEQPEWSPSVLPPHRLPPETRALTRVIDELRPYLQVTLHATDLGGSWVQLTKDVPGLAEPFAKSAAQLHIPVETGASDAAGWAASGPGVHVMPSPGAGAAYPSMPDDARRSTWYATHRHGGLTAVVEVPMWASDLVADPAPHPEPAAAIGRLARRLLRDALEVERVLDEALPRLEGVEGPLLRAAKWALEVVPGLAADWIHTPPADDTMAYVGSVDAFGRRLPLRAAAMLLRVLRESGDRAAPGLEQLVATWSDSFAERFRARWVPLEHQVEHQSRTVVTAARCARDRAA; encoded by the coding sequence GTGAGTCTCCTGCCGCAGCTGTGCTACCCCACCGTGCCCCAACTCGTTTCGTTCGCAAGGTTGTTGGCCGCCCAGAGACCTGGCCTGTGCACGCTGCGGCAGGTCGGCGTCTCCAGGGCGGGCCGGCCCCTGCACCTGCTGTCGGTGGGCCGTGCCCGGCGTGCCGTGCTGGTCGTCGCGGGCGCCCACGCCAACGAGCCGGTCGGCGGCTCGACGCTCCTCGCGCTCGCCGAACGAGTGCTGTCCGAGCGTGAGTTGCGTGCGGGCACGTCCTGGCACTTCCTGCTCTGCGCCGACCCTGACGGGGCGAGCCTGCACGTCACCCCGGCGCCGCGCAGTCTCTTCGACTACCACCTGGGGTTCTTCCGGCCCGCGGCCGAGGAGCAGCCGGAGTGGTCGCCGTCCGTGCTGCCGCCGCACCGGCTGCCGCCCGAGACGCGCGCGCTGACCCGGGTCATCGACGAACTGCGCCCCTACCTCCAGGTGACCCTGCACGCCACGGATCTGGGCGGCAGCTGGGTCCAGTTGACGAAGGACGTACCCGGTCTCGCCGAGCCGTTCGCCAAGTCCGCAGCGCAGCTGCACATCCCGGTGGAGACGGGCGCCTCGGACGCCGCCGGCTGGGCCGCGTCCGGGCCCGGAGTGCATGTGATGCCCTCCCCCGGCGCGGGTGCCGCGTACCCGAGCATGCCCGACGACGCCCGCCGCAGCACCTGGTACGCCACCCACCGCCACGGCGGTCTGACGGCGGTGGTCGAGGTGCCGATGTGGGCCAGCGACCTGGTGGCCGACCCTGCTCCGCATCCCGAGCCGGCGGCGGCGATCGGACGGCTGGCCCGCCGGCTGCTGCGGGACGCGCTGGAGGTGGAGCGGGTGCTCGACGAGGCGCTGCCTCGTCTGGAGGGCGTCGAGGGGCCGCTGCTGCGGGCCGCCAAGTGGGCGCTGGAAGTGGTTCCGGGCCTGGCCGCGGACTGGATCCACACGCCTCCCGCCGACGACACGATGGCGTACGTCGGCAGTGTGGACGCGTTCGGCCGCCGCCTGCCGCTGCGGGCGGCGGCCATGCTGCTACGGGTCCTGCGGGAGAGCGGCGACCGTGCGGCACCGGGTCTGGAGCAGCTCGTGGCGACCTGGAGCGACTCCTTCGCCGAGCGTTTCCGCGCGCGCTGGGTGCCTCTGGAGCACCAGGTCGAGCACCAGTCCCGTACGGTCGTCACGGCGGCTCGGTGTGCGCGCGACCGGGCGGCGTGA
- the treY gene encoding malto-oligosyltrehalose synthase: MTPERVDPVVPTATYRLQLQPAFPFAAAAAAVPYLASLGVSHLHLSPVLEAVPGSLHGYDVVDHARVREELGGEEELRALAHTAREHGLGLVVDIVPNHMAMAPRHNHALWEVLREGPKSPYARWFDVDWEAQGGQVLLPVLGGPLGSVMADLRVDGDVLRYHDHVFPLREGTRGLPLPQLLDAQWYRPVWWRLARTELNYRRFFSISELIGVRVEDPEVFEATHAKVLRLLHEGVIDGLRVDHPDGLADPDAYLRRLHEATGGRWTVVEKILSDGEPLPASWPVAGTTGYDALRHIDGLFTDPAGFGELLGQYRRFAAPQTDRGGDWAATVRRAAYKVLTHELATEVERLTRVTSRLCAAAPDPALRDRAPWALRTALQELLVRLDVYRPYASADAASVVTEEAAAEARLAFVVPEEAGAVDVVRDLVLGRAGDGPGLLEFRARFAQTASALRAKSVEDTAFYRHVPLLSATEVGGNPGSPAVSPDDFHAYCARVQRDWPATGTAVSTHDTKRSADVRAALAVLTECPQRWADVLAEVTRAGEGVPDAQLAWAAWQTVFGLGAATEERVQQALLKHVREAGLFTSWTEQEPAYEEAVAAFVAAGPCGAPGEHVAALRSELEAHIRANLLGTALVHLTMPGVPDVYQGTEGEYLALVDPDNRRTVRFPPEDPGDKNAVTAAALRLRARRPAAFGDAATYAPLTAEGPAAAHCAAFVRSAEVVTAVTRLSLRLAEAGGWRDTRLPLPPGRWSDVLSPEREFTGHTRMEDLFERLPVVLLERVASA; this comes from the coding sequence ATGACACCTGAGCGAGTCGACCCCGTGGTGCCCACCGCCACCTACCGGCTGCAGCTGCAGCCCGCGTTCCCGTTCGCGGCCGCTGCGGCCGCCGTGCCGTACCTGGCGTCGCTCGGCGTCTCACATCTGCATCTGTCGCCGGTGCTGGAGGCCGTGCCCGGCTCGCTGCACGGCTACGACGTCGTGGACCACGCGCGCGTACGCGAGGAACTGGGCGGCGAGGAGGAGCTGCGCGCGCTGGCCCACACCGCGCGGGAGCACGGTCTGGGCCTGGTGGTGGACATCGTGCCCAACCACATGGCGATGGCCCCGCGCCACAACCACGCCCTGTGGGAGGTGCTGCGGGAGGGCCCCAAGTCGCCGTACGCGCGCTGGTTCGACGTCGACTGGGAGGCGCAGGGCGGCCAGGTGCTGCTGCCGGTGCTCGGGGGGCCGCTCGGCTCGGTGATGGCCGACCTGCGCGTCGACGGTGACGTGCTGCGCTACCACGACCATGTGTTCCCGTTGCGCGAGGGCACCAGGGGGCTGCCGCTGCCGCAGCTCCTGGACGCGCAGTGGTACCGCCCGGTGTGGTGGCGGCTGGCCCGCACCGAGCTCAACTACCGGCGTTTCTTCAGCATCTCGGAGCTGATCGGGGTGCGCGTCGAGGACCCGGAGGTGTTCGAGGCGACACACGCGAAGGTGCTTCGGCTGCTGCACGAGGGCGTAATCGACGGGCTGCGCGTCGACCATCCCGACGGGCTCGCCGACCCGGACGCGTACCTGAGGCGGCTGCACGAGGCGACGGGCGGCCGCTGGACGGTCGTGGAGAAGATTCTTTCGGACGGCGAGCCCCTGCCGGCCTCGTGGCCTGTCGCGGGCACCACTGGCTACGACGCGCTGCGGCACATCGACGGGCTTTTCACCGACCCGGCGGGATTCGGTGAACTCCTCGGACAGTACCGGCGGTTCGCGGCCCCGCAGACGGACCGGGGCGGCGACTGGGCGGCGACGGTACGGCGGGCGGCGTACAAGGTGCTCACGCACGAGCTGGCCACCGAGGTCGAACGGCTGACCCGGGTGACGAGCAGACTGTGCGCCGCCGCACCGGACCCCGCGCTGCGCGACCGCGCTCCCTGGGCGCTGCGCACGGCGCTGCAGGAGCTGCTGGTCCGCCTGGACGTCTACCGGCCCTACGCCTCCGCGGACGCCGCCTCCGTGGTCACAGAGGAGGCCGCGGCCGAGGCCCGGCTCGCCTTCGTCGTGCCGGAGGAGGCGGGTGCGGTGGACGTGGTGCGCGACCTGGTGCTGGGGCGGGCCGGTGACGGGCCCGGCCTGCTGGAGTTCCGGGCCCGGTTCGCGCAGACCGCGTCGGCGCTGCGCGCCAAGTCCGTCGAGGACACGGCGTTCTACCGCCATGTGCCGCTGCTGTCGGCGACCGAGGTGGGCGGCAACCCGGGGAGCCCGGCGGTGTCCCCGGACGACTTTCACGCCTACTGCGCGCGCGTGCAGCGCGACTGGCCGGCGACCGGGACCGCGGTGTCGACGCACGACACCAAGCGCAGCGCCGACGTACGGGCGGCGCTGGCCGTGCTCACCGAGTGCCCGCAGCGCTGGGCGGACGTACTGGCGGAGGTGACGCGCGCGGGCGAGGGCGTGCCGGACGCACAGCTGGCGTGGGCGGCCTGGCAGACGGTGTTCGGGCTCGGTGCGGCAACCGAGGAGCGCGTGCAGCAGGCCCTGTTGAAACATGTCCGCGAGGCGGGTCTGTTCACGAGCTGGACGGAGCAGGAGCCCGCCTACGAGGAGGCGGTGGCGGCGTTCGTCGCGGCGGGTCCCTGCGGGGCGCCGGGCGAGCACGTGGCCGCCCTGAGGAGTGAGCTGGAGGCGCACATCCGGGCGAACCTGCTGGGTACCGCCCTGGTCCACCTGACGATGCCGGGCGTGCCCGACGTCTACCAGGGCACCGAGGGCGAGTACCTGGCGCTGGTGGACCCGGACAACCGGCGGACGGTGCGGTTCCCGCCCGAGGACCCCGGCGACAAGAACGCGGTGACAGCGGCGGCGCTCCGGCTTCGCGCGCGGCGGCCCGCCGCCTTCGGGGACGCGGCGACGTACGCGCCGCTGACCGCCGAGGGCCCGGCGGCCGCCCACTGTGCGGCGTTCGTACGGTCCGCAGAGGTCGTCACTGCGGTGACACGGCTGTCGCTGCGGCTGGCGGAGGCGGGCGGCTGGCGGGACACGCGCCTTCCGCTGCCGCCCGGGCGCTGGTCCGATGTGCTGTCTCCGGAGCGGGAGTTCACGGGGCACACGCGCATGGAGGACCTTTTCGAACGGCTGCCGGTGGTGCTGCTGGAACGGGTCGCTTCAGCGTAG
- the glgX gene encoding glycogen debranching protein GlgX, producing MQVWPGEAYPLGATYDGAGTNFAVFSETADRVELCLLHDDGSETAVELRESDAFVRHAYVPGIMPGQRYGFRVHGPYAPERGMRCNSAKLLLDPYARAISGSIRWGEEVYGYHFDAPDERNDLDSAPHTMTSVVVNPYFDWGDDRRPRRGYHETVIYEAHVKGLTMQHPGLPEELRGTYAALAHPVIIEHLVELGVTTLELMPVHQFVNDHRLVDMGLNNYWGYNTIGFFAPHNAYASWGDRGQQVLEFKSAIKALHEAGIEVILDVVYNHTAEGNHLGPTLSFKGIDNPQYYRLTDDPRYYMDTTGTGNSLLMRSPHVLQLIMDSLRYWVTEMHVDGFRFDLAATLARQFHEVDRLSSFFDLVQQDPVVSQVKLIAEPWDVGEGGYQVGNFPPLWTEWNGKYRDTVRDMWRGEQRALAEFASRLTGSSDLYQDDGRRPLASINFVTCHDGFTLHDLVAYNNKRNRANGEDNRDGESHNRSWNCGAEGETDDPEVLRLRARQMRNFVATLMLSQGVPMISHGDEFARTQNGNNNAYCQDNELAWVKWPAPDAENDTAVSELLDFTRAMVWLRKDHPVFRRRRFFHGRPVEGTHDELSDIAWFTPEGKEMTQRDWDTAPASALTVFLNGNAISEPGTRGERIGDDSFLLMFNASPKTLEFVVPVNHGRQWQVVVDTARTDGAQPDTGPKVRAGDRLTLVDRSLTVLQRPV from the coding sequence ATGCAGGTCTGGCCTGGCGAGGCGTATCCGCTCGGTGCCACGTACGACGGCGCCGGCACCAATTTCGCGGTCTTCTCGGAGACCGCGGACCGAGTAGAGCTGTGTCTGCTGCACGACGACGGCTCGGAGACGGCGGTGGAACTGCGCGAGAGCGACGCTTTCGTGCGGCACGCGTACGTGCCCGGCATCATGCCGGGACAGCGTTACGGCTTCCGCGTGCACGGCCCGTACGCCCCCGAGCGCGGCATGCGCTGCAACTCGGCGAAGCTGCTGCTCGACCCGTACGCGCGCGCGATCAGCGGTTCCATCCGCTGGGGCGAGGAGGTGTACGGCTACCACTTCGACGCGCCCGACGAGCGCAACGACCTGGACTCGGCGCCGCACACGATGACGTCGGTCGTGGTCAACCCCTACTTCGACTGGGGCGACGACCGGCGGCCCCGGCGCGGCTACCACGAGACGGTGATCTACGAGGCCCATGTGAAGGGTCTCACCATGCAGCACCCGGGGCTGCCTGAGGAGCTGCGCGGCACCTACGCGGCGCTCGCGCACCCGGTGATCATCGAGCATCTGGTGGAGCTGGGCGTGACCACGCTGGAGCTGATGCCGGTCCACCAGTTCGTGAACGACCACCGGCTGGTCGACATGGGCCTGAACAACTACTGGGGCTACAACACGATCGGTTTCTTCGCCCCGCACAACGCGTACGCCTCCTGGGGCGACCGCGGCCAGCAGGTCCTGGAGTTCAAGTCGGCGATCAAGGCGCTGCACGAGGCCGGTATCGAGGTCATCCTGGACGTGGTCTACAACCACACGGCCGAGGGCAACCACCTGGGCCCGACGCTCTCCTTCAAGGGCATCGACAACCCGCAGTACTACCGGCTCACCGACGACCCGCGCTACTACATGGACACCACGGGCACCGGGAACTCCCTGCTGATGCGGTCCCCGCACGTCCTGCAGCTGATCATGGACTCGCTGCGGTACTGGGTCACCGAGATGCACGTCGACGGCTTCCGCTTCGACCTGGCGGCCACGCTGGCCAGGCAGTTCCACGAGGTGGACCGGCTGTCGTCGTTCTTCGACCTGGTGCAGCAGGACCCGGTGGTGTCCCAGGTGAAGCTGATCGCCGAGCCGTGGGACGTCGGCGAGGGCGGCTACCAGGTGGGCAACTTCCCGCCGCTTTGGACCGAGTGGAACGGCAAGTACCGGGACACCGTGCGGGACATGTGGCGGGGTGAGCAGCGCGCGCTCGCCGAGTTCGCGTCCCGGCTGACGGGCTCGTCGGACCTCTACCAGGACGACGGCCGCCGCCCGCTGGCCTCGATCAACTTCGTGACCTGCCACGACGGTTTCACCCTGCACGACCTGGTCGCCTACAACAACAAGCGCAACCGCGCCAACGGCGAGGACAACCGGGACGGCGAGAGCCACAACCGGTCCTGGAACTGCGGAGCGGAGGGCGAGACCGACGACCCCGAGGTGCTGCGGCTGCGGGCACGCCAGATGCGGAACTTCGTCGCCACGCTGATGCTGTCCCAGGGCGTGCCGATGATCAGCCACGGCGACGAGTTCGCCCGCACGCAGAACGGCAACAACAACGCCTACTGCCAGGACAACGAGCTGGCCTGGGTGAAGTGGCCGGCCCCCGACGCGGAGAATGACACGGCCGTCAGCGAGCTGCTGGACTTCACGCGCGCGATGGTGTGGCTGCGCAAGGACCATCCGGTCTTCCGCAGGCGCCGCTTCTTCCACGGGCGCCCGGTGGAGGGCACCCACGACGAGCTGTCGGACATCGCCTGGTTCACCCCGGAGGGCAAGGAGATGACCCAGCGTGACTGGGACACGGCACCGGCATCGGCGCTGACGGTGTTCCTGAACGGGAACGCGATCTCCGAGCCGGGCACGCGCGGCGAGCGGATCGGCGACGACTCGTTCCTGCTGATGTTCAACGCCTCGCCGAAGACGCTGGAGTTCGTGGTGCCGGTCAACCACGGCCGCCAGTGGCAGGTCGTCGTCGACACCGCCCGCACGGACGGGGCACAACCGGACACGGGCCCGAAGGTACGCGCCGGGGACCGGCTGACCCTGGTGGACCGCAGCCTGACGGTGCTGCAGCGGCCGGTCTAG
- a CDS encoding Tat pathway signal sequence domain protein: MRKIVHRHLGKVVAGAAIALAGTAVMVGITLPGTAGADESGGGSAGTRAAQQAGQGQDGAVPAGVVEQAPAEGVKGKGNDPLTDDETKRAEQIAAGRQLLNSAENVEGERGPQRLTVDIADPENDEADDPNAPRRADVTFYDYKNDTLVTKTVNLDTGNVEETGTQHGVQPPLSRAENAEAARLLIADPLGAGLKADYKDATGKELTSPDQLLLNGAVYRATPGAQPAVLDKCGEHRCVRLFPKVVKGPWIDARSLIVDLSAGKVAKLARR; the protein is encoded by the coding sequence GTGCGCAAGATAGTGCACCGCCATCTGGGCAAGGTGGTGGCCGGAGCGGCCATCGCGTTGGCCGGGACCGCCGTGATGGTCGGCATCACCCTGCCGGGGACGGCGGGGGCCGACGAGTCGGGGGGCGGCAGCGCCGGCACCCGGGCGGCGCAGCAAGCGGGACAGGGGCAGGACGGCGCCGTCCCGGCAGGTGTGGTCGAGCAGGCGCCCGCCGAGGGCGTCAAGGGCAAGGGCAACGACCCGCTCACCGACGACGAGACCAAGCGGGCCGAGCAGATCGCCGCCGGCCGGCAGCTGCTGAACTCCGCCGAGAACGTCGAGGGCGAGCGCGGACCGCAGCGCCTCACGGTCGACATCGCCGACCCGGAGAACGACGAGGCGGACGACCCGAACGCGCCCCGTCGCGCCGACGTGACGTTCTACGACTACAAGAACGACACCCTCGTCACCAAGACGGTCAACCTGGACACCGGAAACGTCGAGGAGACCGGCACGCAGCATGGCGTCCAGCCGCCGCTGAGCCGCGCCGAGAACGCCGAGGCCGCCAGGCTCCTGATCGCCGACCCGCTCGGCGCCGGCCTCAAGGCGGACTACAAGGACGCCACCGGCAAGGAACTCACCTCGCCGGACCAGCTGCTGCTCAACGGCGCCGTGTACCGGGCCACGCCGGGCGCCCAGCCCGCGGTACTGGACAAGTGCGGTGAGCACCGGTGCGTGCGGCTGTTTCCGAAGGTCGTCAAAGGGCCGTGGATCGACGCCAGGTCGCTGATCGTCGACCTCAGTGCAGGCAAGGTCGCCAAGCTCGCCCGACGCTGA